A stretch of Shinella zoogloeoides DNA encodes these proteins:
- a CDS encoding cupin domain-containing protein — protein sequence MSQFRARPPAVPTVLLDDAVVRVTRWDFEPGADTGHHVHGMGYVVVPMTDCDFLIEEETGERRVHSKAGAVYRREAGVAHNVVNGGDKPMSFIEIEYK from the coding sequence ATGTCGCAGTTTCGTGCCCGTCCGCCGGCCGTGCCCACCGTTCTTCTCGATGACGCCGTGGTGCGCGTCACCCGCTGGGATTTCGAGCCGGGAGCCGATACGGGGCATCATGTGCACGGCATGGGCTATGTCGTCGTGCCGATGACGGATTGCGACTTCCTGATCGAGGAAGAGACCGGAGAGCGGCGGGTGCACAGCAAGGCCGGGGCCGTCTACCGGCGGGAGGCCGGCGTGGCGCACAATGTCGTCAATGGCGGCGACAAGCCCATGAGCTTCATCGAGATCGAATACAAGTGA
- a CDS encoding DUF3597 domain-containing protein, translating to MGIFSSIKEKLFGKAEPEVAAVETITAEAVKPVTADVSATATSAGGAAAATPAESKAAPAAPVDVAAIMDAAVKKNGQKLDWRRSIVDMMKALDLDSSLAARKELADELGYTGDKGDSATMNVWLHKALMKALAENGGKVPADLLD from the coding sequence ATGGGAATCTTCAGTTCCATCAAGGAAAAGCTGTTCGGCAAGGCTGAGCCGGAAGTCGCGGCGGTCGAAACGATCACGGCCGAGGCCGTGAAGCCGGTGACGGCCGATGTTTCCGCGACGGCGACGTCTGCGGGCGGTGCGGCGGCTGCGACGCCGGCGGAGAGCAAGGCGGCCCCGGCAGCGCCGGTGGATGTCGCCGCCATCATGGATGCCGCGGTCAAGAAGAACGGCCAGAAGCTCGATTGGCGCCGTTCCATCGTGGACATGATGAAGGCGCTCGACCTCGATTCGAGCCTTGCCGCCCGCAAGGAACTGGCGGACGAGCTTGGCTACACGGGCGACAAGGGCGATTCGGCCACGATGAACGTCTGGCTGCACAAGGCGCTGATGAAGGCGCTGGCCGAGAATGGCGGCAAGGTTCCCGCCGACCTGCTGGATTGA